GCGCGAGACATAGTGAAAGAGGAGCAATCGGCATGAGCGCAGTTATTCTTTTCTGGTCACTACTCGCCGCACAGATCATGCTCATCGCCGCCATGGGCTGTGTGATTTATCGCTTGCTCATCGGACCACGTGCGCAAGATCGCGTACTGGCAACTGACGCCCTTTATCTCAATGCGCTTTTATTGCTGCTTACT
The genomic region above belongs to Ochrobactrum quorumnocens and contains:
- a CDS encoding K+/H+ antiporter subunit F is translated as MSAVILFWSLLAAQIMLIAAMGCVIYRLLIGPRAQDRVLATDALYLNALLLLLTFGMRTGSVIYFEAALIISLLGFVATVALAKFLMRGEVIE